DNA from Desulfosporosinus sp. Sb-LF:
TCTCTACCTCAACGAATTCTCCGCTGGATACCCACATCTACTCAAACTGACTCCAGGAGATATTTGTATTAATGCACTTCCCTATGAGATGAGTTCTTCAGGACTAGCATTTCACAAAGTTTTCATGGAGATTTCTGGGGTAACGGTGGTCCCAGTCGGTAAAGGTGGAGCTTATTCGACGCCAGAAAAAACCATTAAAATCATGCGAGACTTAAATGCAACGGTGCTCATGACGACCCCTTCCTATGCGATTACTCTAGCCGAGGCTGCCGCTGAAATGTCGTTTGATCTGACCAGTCTGCCTTTAAAAAAGATTTGGTTAACAGGGGAAGGCTGTTCTCCGGCTTTTCGTGAACGAGTGGAGAAGATTTGGGGAACGATTGCAAATTTCTATTATGGGTCGTTGGAATGCATGGGACTTGGGATCGAGTGTGACGCCCATGCGGGTTACCACATTCCCATGGGACATGTGATCGTGGAGATCATCGATCCCAAAACAGGCAATGTTCTTGAACCTGGAGAAATAGGTGAGGTGGTGGCCACTCCATTGCTTCGTTTTGATACCCCTTTACTACGCTATAGAACTCAGGATCTAGGATATATTGACACTGACCCTTGTAGTTGCGGTTCCGATTTTCCTCGGTTTTTTATGCGGGGGCGGTTGGTTGACCAGATCACCGTCCAAGGGATCAACTTTTCTCCGTTCTATCTGGAGGAGTTCTTAATGAGGCTGGAGGAAGTTGGAAACTGGTATCAGTTTGTAGTTCAGCCGGAGGACAACGAGCGGTTGAAAATCCGCACTGAACTTGCGGCTGGGATCGAGGCTACCCCTGAGCTTGCCGAAAAATTAGCAAGTAAAATGGAATTTTCCCTTGGAATTCCCTGCGAATTCGAGTTTGTAACGAAACTGCATCGGGTCGGTTCTAAGGCTATTCGTGTGGTTCGTGAATAGGAGGATATAACCATGATTATCGATGCCCATGCCCATCTGTCAGACACAACCTATGGTAATCCCGATCTGTATTTTCAGCAACTAAAGGATGCAGGTATTGAACGGGGGATTGTCGTGCCCGGCGGAATGATGGACGTTCGGAAAATGACCGACTATATTACGGGGCGCGCTAAACCGGAAAACTTGATTCCCAACAACACGTTTGTCGCCCAAGCCTGTACGAACCATCGGGCAATGCTAAATGGATATGCCTGTATTGATCCGCACGAGGGAAACCCTGTTGGTAAATTGGAGAAATATTTCAAAGAGGGCTTTCGTGGCTTGAAACTCTCTCCCATGACACATCAGTTTTCGTTTGCAAGCAAGGCTTTGGCAGAACTTGCGTCATGTTGTGGTGAACACGGTTTTCCAGTGTATTCGCACGTCGTTTTTAACCCAGGCTCTTGTACCGCTAAGTTTGTCAAATTGGCGAAGCAATTTCCTAGAACAAACTTTATTCTAGGACATATGGGGTTTGGACCTGCAGATACAGAAGGTTTGGAGGCAGCTACCGACTTGGCTAATTTTTACTTAGAAACGTCCAGTGGTAGTTTTTTGCATATCAAAGAAGCTGTGGCCAAAGCAGGGGCTGAGAAAGTGATTTTTGGATCTGAATTTCCCCTTTCCCACCCTAAAGTCGAGTTGACCAAAATCCTTTTACTCAACCTAAAAGGTGCAGAACTAGACAAAGTTCTCGGAGGCAATATTCAACAACTGCTAGGACTAAAACCTATTGCTTAAGCAACGAGAGGAGCTATATCCATGGTACGAAAAGTGTTGTTCTCTTTCTCGATGGTGATATTGGTGATTTCCCTGGTGATAGGACCCATTGGCTGTAGCTCTAACCCGGTTGCAACCGCACCCAAAGCACCTCTTGATAAAGTGGTGTTCAACCTACAATGGTTGCCGGAAGACCCAGCCTGTTGGGTGGCCCTAGATAAAGGATTTTGGACAGAGCAGAACCTTGATGTCAAGATTATCAGAGGGTACGGTTCGGGCGATACCGTGACAAAAATTGCCTCAAAACAAGCAGATTTTGGGGTCGCAGACATTGGCAATCTTATCTTGGCAAGAGCTAAGGAAGATATCAAAGTTAAAGCTGTAAGTAACTTTAAGAATTCGTACGGTGGGCTTGTTATTTACAGGGAATCGCTCGGGATCAACCAACCTAAGGATCTGGAAGGAAAAACGATGATTGGTTCCGCAAGTTCATCCATTACGACGTTCTTCCCGGCATTTGCCAAAGCGACCGGGGTTGATCCCAGCAAAGTTAAGTGGACCCTCTTAGATCCAGCACTCCATATTTCGGCCTTTGTTCAGGGCCAGGCGGACACATTGACAACTATGTTCAAGTACGTTCCAAAGGTAGAAAAGCTGATGGGAAAACCAGTACGGTACTTCTCGTACAGCGAAGATGGGCACCTAGATCGCTATGGTGAAGTAATCATTGCCAATGAGGATCTGATTGCTCAGAATCCCGATCTGGTACGTCGGTTCGTTGCTGGATTTCTGAAAGGGCTTCAATATAGCCTGGAGAATCCTTTGGAGGTTGGACAGATTATGAAGAAATATTCGCCTGAGACGGATCCCAATCTGGCTGTAAAGATGTGGCAATCGGAATTGGATCACAACGTCATTATTGGTGAAGAATCCAACTCTAAGGGGCTCGGCTGGATGGAGAGGGATAGGATGGTGAAAACGATTCAGCTAGTTATGGACGCCTATGAACTGAAACAACAGGTTCCAGCAGAAAAGATCTTCACGACGGAGTTCTTGCCCAAGGAGCCAGTTTACCCACCCAAGAGGTAAACCCTTGAAGAGAGAAAGATTAACTGGATAGGGGGGGATGTCCTTGACCGCGCTACTTTCTTTAGAAAATGTTGAGAAGACCTATTGGTATAACCCTGATGAGAGTATGGCAGCCCTCCAGGGAATTAATCTTGAAGTCCAGGATGGAGAATTTATCGCGATCGTTGGACCAAGCGGTTGTGGAAAGACGACATTGCTTAAATTAGTGTCTGGGTTGATAAGCCATACGAAGGGGAGCATCGACATCGATGGCATGCCACTGCAAAAATCGCACCGTCAGCTGCTGGGAATGGTGTTTCAGCAGCCGGCGCTGCTCCCGTGGCGCAAAGTAATCGACAATGTACTCTTACCCTGTGAGATACGGGGGCAGGACCTCAAAAAGGCTCGCCCTAAGGCTATTGAATTACTGGAGCTGGTGGGACTGAAAGATTTCGTGAATCGTAAACCTAATGAGCTTTCCTACGGTATGCAGCAGCGTGTTTCTATATGCCGTGCGCTCGTCTACGATCCCAAGATTTTGCTAATGGATGAACCCTTTGCGTCTCTTGATGCTATTACTCGGTTTGAACTCAGCCAGTTATTGCTTGATATCTGGAGTATAAAAAAAATCACGGTGTTGTTCGTGACTCATAACATTCAAGAAGCGGTCTATCTTGCAGATCGGGTTGTCGTGATGACGCCGAGACCGGGAAAGATTGCTGCCATCATCGAGGTGCCCTTGCCCAGGCCCAGAAAGGAAGAACATCTTTATGAACATGACTTTAGTTCGTGTGCCAAAAACATTCACCAACTCCTGGGCTCGAACGCACTGTGAAAGGAGTCGAACCGATGAATAGTCGTTGGAAACGGCTTTACAGCAGTGAACTCTTCATGACGCTGATGAGCTTAGGGATTGTGGTCGCAGCCTGGGAACTGCTGGTGGATTTTTTCAAGGTACCCAAGTGGCTCTTGCCCGGCCCCAGCGCAATTCTCGTAGAGATGTATGCATCTAAAGGGTATCTTTGGAATCATACCCTCGTCACCATAAAAGAAGTTTTTGTGGGATTTGCCCTTGCAGTGCTAG
Protein-coding regions in this window:
- a CDS encoding amidohydrolase family protein, whose translation is MIIDAHAHLSDTTYGNPDLYFQQLKDAGIERGIVVPGGMMDVRKMTDYITGRAKPENLIPNNTFVAQACTNHRAMLNGYACIDPHEGNPVGKLEKYFKEGFRGLKLSPMTHQFSFASKALAELASCCGEHGFPVYSHVVFNPGSCTAKFVKLAKQFPRTNFILGHMGFGPADTEGLEAATDLANFYLETSSGSFLHIKEAVAKAGAEKVIFGSEFPLSHPKVELTKILLLNLKGAELDKVLGGNIQQLLGLKPIA
- a CDS encoding ABC transporter substrate-binding protein, producing MVRKVLFSFSMVILVISLVIGPIGCSSNPVATAPKAPLDKVVFNLQWLPEDPACWVALDKGFWTEQNLDVKIIRGYGSGDTVTKIASKQADFGVADIGNLILARAKEDIKVKAVSNFKNSYGGLVIYRESLGINQPKDLEGKTMIGSASSSITTFFPAFAKATGVDPSKVKWTLLDPALHISAFVQGQADTLTTMFKYVPKVEKLMGKPVRYFSYSEDGHLDRYGEVIIANEDLIAQNPDLVRRFVAGFLKGLQYSLENPLEVGQIMKKYSPETDPNLAVKMWQSELDHNVIIGEESNSKGLGWMERDRMVKTIQLVMDAYELKQQVPAEKIFTTEFLPKEPVYPPKR
- a CDS encoding AMP-binding protein, translating into MKFRFEKHLKNYVQEPLLSRFSNLTEEETTLTKLAEFQKEALLANIAHAMKNPFYQKKIKQAGIKPQALKNLEDLAKFPLTTKEELREDPWQLLATDKQDISLIQVSTGTTGGEEIYMMQSWRDLYLNEFSAGYPHLLKLTPGDICINALPYEMSSSGLAFHKVFMEISGVTVVPVGKGGAYSTPEKTIKIMRDLNATVLMTTPSYAITLAEAAAEMSFDLTSLPLKKIWLTGEGCSPAFRERVEKIWGTIANFYYGSLECMGLGIECDAHAGYHIPMGHVIVEIIDPKTGNVLEPGEIGEVVATPLLRFDTPLLRYRTQDLGYIDTDPCSCGSDFPRFFMRGRLVDQITVQGINFSPFYLEEFLMRLEEVGNWYQFVVQPEDNERLKIRTELAAGIEATPELAEKLASKMEFSLGIPCEFEFVTKLHRVGSKAIRVVRE
- a CDS encoding ABC transporter ATP-binding protein, giving the protein MSLTALLSLENVEKTYWYNPDESMAALQGINLEVQDGEFIAIVGPSGCGKTTLLKLVSGLISHTKGSIDIDGMPLQKSHRQLLGMVFQQPALLPWRKVIDNVLLPCEIRGQDLKKARPKAIELLELVGLKDFVNRKPNELSYGMQQRVSICRALVYDPKILLMDEPFASLDAITRFELSQLLLDIWSIKKITVLFVTHNIQEAVYLADRVVVMTPRPGKIAAIIEVPLPRPRKEEHLYEHDFSSCAKNIHQLLGSNAL